In the genome of Delphinus delphis chromosome 15, mDelDel1.2, whole genome shotgun sequence, one region contains:
- the AMZ1 gene encoding archaemetzincin-1 isoform X1, producing the protein MLQCRPAQEFSFGPRALKDALLSTDPALRQLYASTFSPAERLFLAEAYNPQRTFFRTLLIHSAFDWLLSRPEAPEDFETFHAALAPRKQSLARKHIYLQPIDLSEGPAGGALLDHLRSCTEAFFLGLQVRCLPSVAAASIHCSSRPSQDSDRLQLHTDGILSFLKSSKPGDALCVLGLTLSDLYPREAWTFTFGTFLPGHEVGVCSFARFSGESLQRGPSTPDLAPEAPLQDRGRTVCFSALGMVQCCKVTCHELCHLLGLGNCRWLRCLMQGTLSLDEALRRPPDLCPICLRKLQHILGFKLVDRYKRLYTWTLAAAGTRPGPAAGEPSVSEDTLPCSADSGLCGESDSEPGSGLSEPLSPDAWSHAFPAGPELEPEDGLGSLAAAESPGEALAEHGRWLAACIQALERDVTEEELARVDGAVDALARWDLFTGRLPAPRQDPPCGRDGAGLRRVLGDKFSSLRRKLSARKLSRAEASPRRWKAEDN; encoded by the exons ATGCTGCAGTGCCGGCCGGCCCAGGAGTTCAGCTTCGGCCCCCGGGCCCTGAAGGATGCGCTGCTGTCCACCGACCCGGCCCTGCGGCAGCTCTACgcgtccaccttctccccagccgAGCGGCTCTTCCTGGCGGAGGCCTACAACCCCCAGAGGACGTTCTTCCGCACGCTGCTCATCCACTCGGCTTTCGACTGGCTCCTCAGCCGCCCGGAGGCGCCCGAGGACTTCGAGACCTTCCACGCTGCCCTGGCGCCCCGGAAGCAGAGCCTGGCTCGGAAGCACATTTACCTGCAGCCCATAG ATCTGAGCGAGGGGCCGGCAGGCGGCGCGCTCCTGGACCACCTGCGGAGCTGCACAGAGGCCTTCTTCCTGGGCCTGCAGGTCAGGTGCCTGCCGTCGGTGGCGGCTGCGTCCATCCACTGCTCATCACGCCCCAGCCAGGACTCTGACAGGCTCCAGCTCCACACAG ACGGCATCCTGTCCTTCCTGAAGAGCAGCAAACCGGGCGATGCGTTATGCGTGCTGGGCCTCACGCTGTCCGACCTGTACCCCCGCGAGGCCTGGACCTTCACCTTCGGCACGTTCCTTCCAGGGCATG aAGTGGGCGTCTGCAGCTTTGCGCGGTTCTCGGGGGAATCCCTGCAGCGGGGGCCCAGCACCCCTGACCTGGCCCCCGAGGCACCCCTGCAGGACAGAGGCCGGACCGTGTGCTTCAGCGCCCTGGGGATGGTCCAGTGCTGCAAG GTCACGTGCCACGagctctgccacctcctgggCCTGGGGAACTGCCGCTGGCTCCGCTGCCTCATGCAGGGCACCCTCAGCCTGGACGAGGCCCTGCGGCGGCCCCCGGACCTCTGCCCCATCTGCCTTCGGAAGCTGCAGCACATCCTGGGCTTCAAGCTCGTGGACAGGTACAAG AGACTGTACACCTGGACGCTAGCGGCGGCGGGGACGCGGCCTGGGCCGGCGGCCGGGGAGCCGTCCGTGTCGGAGGACACCCTGCCCTGCAGCGCGGACTCGGGCCTGTGCGGCGAGAGCGACTCGGAGCCTGGCAGCGGCCTGTCGGAGCCCCTGTCCCCGGACGCCTGGAGCCACGCCTTCCCCGCGGGCCCGGAGCTGGAGCCTGAGGACGGGCTGGGCTCCCTGGCGGCCGCGGAGAGCCCGGGGGAGGCCCTGGCGGAGCACGGGCGCTGGCTGGCGGCCTGCATCCAGGCCCTGGAGAGGGACGTGACTGAGGAGGAGCTGGCGCGGGTGGACGGCGCCGTGGACGCCCTGGCCCGCTGGGACCTGTTCACGGGGCGGCTCCCGGCCCCCCGGCAGGACCCGCCCTGCGGCCGAGACGGCGCGGGGCTGCGCCGAGTCCTGGGCGACAAGTTCTCCTCCCTCAGGCGGAAGCTGAGCGCTCGCAAACTGTCCAGGGCCGAGGCGTCCCCGCGGCGCTGGAAGGCGGAGGACAATTAG
- the AMZ1 gene encoding archaemetzincin-1 isoform X2 yields the protein MLQCRPAQEFSFGPRALKDALLSTDPALRQLYASTFSPAERLFLAEAYNPQRTFFRTLLIHSAFDWLLSRPEAPEDFETFHAALAPRKQSLARKHIYLQPIDLSEGPAGGALLDHLRSCTEAFFLGLQVRCLPSVAAASIHCSSRPSQDSDRLQLHTDGILSFLKSSKPGDALCVLGLTLSDLYPREAWTFTFGTFLPGHEVGVCSFARFSGESLQRGPSTPDLAPEAPLQDRGRTVCFSALGMVQCCKGTLSLDEALRRPPDLCPICLRKLQHILGFKLVDRYKRLYTWTLAAAGTRPGPAAGEPSVSEDTLPCSADSGLCGESDSEPGSGLSEPLSPDAWSHAFPAGPELEPEDGLGSLAAAESPGEALAEHGRWLAACIQALERDVTEEELARVDGAVDALARWDLFTGRLPAPRQDPPCGRDGAGLRRVLGDKFSSLRRKLSARKLSRAEASPRRWKAEDN from the exons ATGCTGCAGTGCCGGCCGGCCCAGGAGTTCAGCTTCGGCCCCCGGGCCCTGAAGGATGCGCTGCTGTCCACCGACCCGGCCCTGCGGCAGCTCTACgcgtccaccttctccccagccgAGCGGCTCTTCCTGGCGGAGGCCTACAACCCCCAGAGGACGTTCTTCCGCACGCTGCTCATCCACTCGGCTTTCGACTGGCTCCTCAGCCGCCCGGAGGCGCCCGAGGACTTCGAGACCTTCCACGCTGCCCTGGCGCCCCGGAAGCAGAGCCTGGCTCGGAAGCACATTTACCTGCAGCCCATAG ATCTGAGCGAGGGGCCGGCAGGCGGCGCGCTCCTGGACCACCTGCGGAGCTGCACAGAGGCCTTCTTCCTGGGCCTGCAGGTCAGGTGCCTGCCGTCGGTGGCGGCTGCGTCCATCCACTGCTCATCACGCCCCAGCCAGGACTCTGACAGGCTCCAGCTCCACACAG ACGGCATCCTGTCCTTCCTGAAGAGCAGCAAACCGGGCGATGCGTTATGCGTGCTGGGCCTCACGCTGTCCGACCTGTACCCCCGCGAGGCCTGGACCTTCACCTTCGGCACGTTCCTTCCAGGGCATG aAGTGGGCGTCTGCAGCTTTGCGCGGTTCTCGGGGGAATCCCTGCAGCGGGGGCCCAGCACCCCTGACCTGGCCCCCGAGGCACCCCTGCAGGACAGAGGCCGGACCGTGTGCTTCAGCGCCCTGGGGATGGTCCAGTGCTGCAAG GGCACCCTCAGCCTGGACGAGGCCCTGCGGCGGCCCCCGGACCTCTGCCCCATCTGCCTTCGGAAGCTGCAGCACATCCTGGGCTTCAAGCTCGTGGACAGGTACAAG AGACTGTACACCTGGACGCTAGCGGCGGCGGGGACGCGGCCTGGGCCGGCGGCCGGGGAGCCGTCCGTGTCGGAGGACACCCTGCCCTGCAGCGCGGACTCGGGCCTGTGCGGCGAGAGCGACTCGGAGCCTGGCAGCGGCCTGTCGGAGCCCCTGTCCCCGGACGCCTGGAGCCACGCCTTCCCCGCGGGCCCGGAGCTGGAGCCTGAGGACGGGCTGGGCTCCCTGGCGGCCGCGGAGAGCCCGGGGGAGGCCCTGGCGGAGCACGGGCGCTGGCTGGCGGCCTGCATCCAGGCCCTGGAGAGGGACGTGACTGAGGAGGAGCTGGCGCGGGTGGACGGCGCCGTGGACGCCCTGGCCCGCTGGGACCTGTTCACGGGGCGGCTCCCGGCCCCCCGGCAGGACCCGCCCTGCGGCCGAGACGGCGCGGGGCTGCGCCGAGTCCTGGGCGACAAGTTCTCCTCCCTCAGGCGGAAGCTGAGCGCTCGCAAACTGTCCAGGGCCGAGGCGTCCCCGCGGCGCTGGAAGGCGGAGGACAATTAG